The sequence ATGATAAAAACGAAGCTTGGCGCATCACCTTTAGTTATTCAATTGCCAATAGGAAGTGAGAAAGATTTTAAAGGCATAATCGATCTTATTTCTATGAAAGCTATTATATGGCAAGAAGAAACATTAGGCGCTAAATTTTCTTATGAAGATATTCCTTCTGATTTGCTTGATAAGGCTCAAGAGTATCGAAATCTTTTATTAGATGCTGCAGCTGAAATGGATGATGAGGCGATAAATATTTACTTTGAATCTAACGATCTGCCAACTGATTTATTGAAAAAGTGTGTGAGAAGAGGGACCATTAAAGGAAAATTTGTCCCTGTATTATGTGGGTCAGCTTTTAAAAACAAAGGCGTGCAATCACTTTTGGATGGTGTGGTTGATTTTTTACCCTCTCCTATTGATGTTGATGTAATTATTGGAACTGATCCTAAAGATTCAGAAAAGAAAATTGAGATCAAACCTTCAGAAAAAGAGAAATTCGTTGCTCTTGCGTTTAAAGTGATGACGGATAAATTTGTAGGTAGCTTGACGTTTATTCGTATTTATTCTGGTAAGTTAAAATCTAAATCTGCTGTGTTAAATGCTGGAAAGAATGAGACTGAAGGAATTGGTAGAATGTTACTTATGCATGCAAATAACAGAGAAGATATAAACGAAGCTAAAGTTGGTGATATAGTTGCCTTAGTTGGATTAAAGAAGACAATTACTGGTGATACTTTATGTTCATCTGATTTTCCTATACTATTAGAGCGTATGGAATTTCCTGATCCTGTTATTGAAACTGCTATAGAACCGAAAACTACCTCAGATCAGGAAAAATTAGGTGTTGCTTTGAATAGATTAGTTGCAGAAGATCCTTCTTTGAGGATGTCAGTAAATGCGGAGAGTGGGCAGACTATATTGAAAGGTATGGGTGAGCTGCATCTTGAGATTATTATTGATAGAATGAAGCGCGAGTTTAATGTTGAAGCTAACGTTGGTGCCCCTCAAGTTGCATATCGTGAAACTATCACTAAATCTGTTGAAATTGATTACACTCATAAAAAACAATCAGGTGGTGCTGGTCAGTTTGCTAAAGTTAAAATAAAATTCGAACCTCTTGAACCTGGTTTTGGCTTTCAGTTTGAAAGTAAAATTGTAGGCGGTGCTATTCCAAAAGAGTATATACCTGGAGTGCAAAATGGCTTAGAGTTGATAAAAGAAGGTGGTATAATTTCTGGCTTTCCATTGATTGATTTTAAGGCTACTCTTCTTGATGGTGCTTTTCATGATGTTGATTCTAGTCCTTTGGCTTTTGAGCTTGCTGCTAAAGGTGCTTTTAAGGAAATGGCAAATAAAGCTGGTCCCAAAATGCTAGAACCTATAATGAAAGTGGAAATCATTACTCCTGAAGAATATATGGGTGATGTTATGGGTGATATAAATGGTAGAAGAGGCAGTGTTGTTGATATGCTGGATTTAGGTAATAATAGCAAAATAATTACTGCTTCGGTTCCTCTTGCGAATATGTTTGGTTATATAAATGTTTTGCGTTCTATATCTCAGGGAAGAGCTCAGTATAGTATGCATTTTTCTTGTTATGAACAAGTGCCACAATATGTGGTTGATGAATTAAAGTTAAAGTATAATTAAAGGTTAATAATTATGACAGCGATAGTAGAAGCATTTGGAAAGCCGCATGTAAACGTGGGAACGATAGGACATGTGGATCATGGGAAGACAACGTTAACAGCGGCGATAACAAAGCATTATGGTAATTTTGTAGCATATGATCAAATAGATAAAGCGCCAGAAGAAAGAAAGAGAGGGATAACAATAGCAACAGCGCATGTTGAATATCAAACAGAAAAGAGACACTATGCACACGTTGATTGCCCTGGACATGCTGATTATGTAAAGAATATGATAGTAGGTGCAGCACAGATGGATGCAGCGATATTGGTAGTGTCAGGGGTTGATGGGCCGATGCCACAAACGAGAGAGCATATATTGCTGGCAAAACAGGTGGGTGTTGGATATATCGTGGTATATATAAATAAAGCTGATGTTGCTGATGCTGATATGATAGATTTGGTAGAAATGGAAGTGAGAGAGCTGCTGAGTAAGTATGGATTTCCAGGTGATGAAGTACCTATGATAGTTGGGTCTGCGTTAAAAGCATTAGAGGATGATAGTAGTGAGTATGGAAAGAAATCAATAGATAAATTGATGGAGAAGTTAGATGAGTATGTGGCAGTACCTCCAAGGCCTATAGATTTGCCGTTTTTGTTGCCAATAGAAGATGTATTTTCAATATCGGGCCGAGGGACGGTAGTAACAGGAAGAATAGAGAAGGGGGAGATAAAGACAGGGGATGAGATAGAGATAATAGGTCTGAAAGCGACGCAAAAGACGATATGTACTGGTGTTGAGATGTTTAAGAAGTTGCTAGATAAGGGAAGTGCAGGACTCAATGTAGGAATACTACTAAGAGGAACAAAGAGAGAAGAAGTGGAGAGAGGGCAAGTATTGGCAAAACCAGGGACAATAACCCCGCATAAGAAATTTAATGCGGAGGTGTATATATTGAAGAAAGAAGAAGGAGGAAGGCATACACCATTTTTTGGAAATTATCAGCCACAGTTTTATTTAAGGACAACGGATGTAACTGGGAGCATAAAATTGCTAGATGGAAAGGAGATGGTAATGCCAGGGGACAATGTAAGTATAGAAGTGGAGTTGCAAGTACCAATAGCAATGGATAAAGGATTGCGTTTTGCGATAAGAGAAGGTGGTAGAACTGTTGGTTCTGGCGTTGTTTCGGAAATTTTAGAGTAAACTTTGAATTATAGGAGTGTAGCTCAATTGGTAGAGCGCTGGTCTCCAAAACCAGAGGTTGTAGGTTCAATTCCTATCGCTCCTGCATTAATATTATGGTAGAAATGTTAAAAAAACTGTATGTTTTTTTTTGCGATATAAAGCAAGAAATAAGGAGAATTGCTTGGATAAAAAAACAGCAGGTATTGTCATCTTTGTTTATTGTAATAACTGTTATATTATGCTTTTCGATTTTCTTTTGCTTCGTAGATTTTATGTCTCTTTACGTAATTAAGACTTTATTTGGAATTATTTATGGAATATAAGTATAAATGGTATATCATTAAAGTCGATTACGGGTATGAGAAGGATATATGCGAGTTGGCAACCAATACTGTTTACTTTAAGGAGGTGTTTATTCCTTATCAGACAGTATGTGATGTAAAATCTGATATAAAAGAGTTATGTGAAGTATATATATGTATGCATCTGTGTGATGAAAGCAAAAATATTTTGAATCAAATGACTGGGTTTTGTGGTGATGAGTCTGGTCATTTTGAGATGATTTCAGATGATGAGGTAATTTTAAAACGTAAGGAATTTAATAGATATAAGTGGTACATTTTAAGAGTTGCCTCTAATTATGAAGAGAAAGTGCGCCAATATATATTAGAAAATTCTATGAGATTGAATATTAATAGTTATTTTAATAGGGTTTTTATTCCTTGTGAAGAATTAAGTGAGATGGATTTAAAATCTAAAAAAAATGCTAAACGAAGGAAGTCCTTTCCTGGTTATGTCTTTTTATACATGAATTTATGCGATGAGGTATTAAATTTTATTAATAATATACCAAAATCTCTTAAGGTTTATGGATTTTTGAAAAATGGTAATGCTCCAAAGGTGATTGAGGATAATGAGATTCGCTCAATGTGTAGTGCGCTTTACAATGCTCAAGAAACGAAAAAGTTGAGTTATGGTTATGAGAAAGGTGAAAAAGTAAAAATTAATGATGGTCTTTTTCAAAATTTTACTGGTAAGGTAGATATGGTAAATGGCGAGAAAAAAATTATTAATGTTGAAGTATCAATCTTAGGTAAGCCAACAATAATAGAGCTTGATTTGGCTCAAGTAGAGAAAATAGAGGATTAATTATGAGTAATATAGTTGCTAAGATTAACTTACTTATGGAAGCTGGGAAAGCAGTTCCAGGACCGAAAATTGCTTCAGTACTTGGCCCGCGTGGTATACCTGTTCCTAAATTTTGTGAAGCTTTTAATAAAGCTACTAGCGCTGCTAACGCTAGCTATAAAGTAGGTGATTTAGTAACGGTGAGAATTTCCATAAAGGATGATCGCTCTCATGATTTTACTGTCAGCGGTCCGCCTGTGGCTTATTTGCTTAAGCAGGAAGCTAAATTAAGTAAAGGTTCTGGTAATTCTGGTAAAGAATTAGTGGCTAAATTATCTATGTCTGCTATCATTAAAGTGGCAAAGTGTAAGATGGTTGATATGAAAGTGGATAATGAAGATTCAGCAGTGAAGATGGTTATAGGCACTGCAAAATCTATGGGTATAGAAGTTGTGGAAGGTTAGGTAAATGAGTACATATAATGATAATTCTAAGCAGTGTTTGGAGAAGATTGTTGAGTCTGCTTCAGCAAAATTTAATGAATCAGTTGATATCGCAGTCAATTTAGGTGTAGATTCACGTAAATCTGAAGAGCAGGTGCGTGGTACAGTAGTTTTGCCTAAAGGTATCGGAAAGAATATTAAAGTAGCTGTTTTTGCTCAAGATAAACATTTATTAGAAGCTGAAAAAGCTGGTGCTGATATTACAGGAGGAGAAGATTTAGTTGAAGAGATAAAAAAAGGTAGAAAGTTGAATGTTGATTGGTGCATCACTACTCCTGATTTCATGGCAAAAATCACTCCTATTGCAAAAGTATTGGGTGCTAAAGGGCTGATGCCTAACCCTAAATTTGGTACTGTGACTTCTAACATTGCGGAAGCTACTAAAACCATTAAGTCTGGTCAAATAAAATTCAGGACGGATAAAAATGGGGTTATTCATGGTAAATTAGGAAGTATTAAATTTGATATTGATGATTTGCTGGAAAATTTAAAAGCCTTTCTTAAAGTAATTAGAGACAATAAACCTGCTTCTGTGAAAGGAGTTTACTTTAAAAGCGTTTTTTTAAATTCAACTATGGGTAAAGCTCATAAAATAAACAAAGTAGAAGATATAATTTAAGGGAGCGAAGTTGTGAAGCGTAAAGATAAGGATGAATTTATACAAAACATAATGAATGTGTTTGTCAATAATGATTTCTTAATATTGGTAAATTTCAAGTCTATGAATGTTAGCAATTCATTAATTCTTAGGAATAGTCTAAAATCTGTAATGGGTGGGATGTTAGTAGTTAAAAATACTCTAGCTTGCTTGGCTTTGGAAAGGACTGGTAAATTTTCTTATTTATCAGATAAATTTTCTGGTTCTGTTGCTATTATATACTCTAGCGCTATAGTAGAAGCTGCAAAGTTAATAGTTGATTTTATTAATGCTAACAAAGAAAAAATGTCTGTGATTTGTGCGGCTCATATAAATGAATTGTTAACAGTGGAAGATGTTAACAAATTGGCTAAGCTTCCCTCTTTGGATGAATTGCGTGTTAAAATTATGCGTTTAATATCTTATGATATTCCTGCTAGGTTAGCATTGTCTATTAATTCATCTTCTATGAGGCTTATGAGAGTTTTGGATTACTGTAGTTCTGAAAAATAAATTTGTTGTTAAATAAGGTGGTAAGTATGAATAATGTAACAAGTGATTTGGTTGATAAAATATTATCTTTAAATCTATTAGAGGCTTCTGAACTTGTAAAGGTTCTAGAAGAAAAAATAGGGTTGCCTAGTGGTTCTTTTTTTGGTGGAGCTGTTGGTGCTGGGGTGCCTATTAGTGATAATGCTACTGCTCCTGTTGCTCAAGAAAAAGCTGAATATAAAGTTGTAATCAAAGAGATTGATGCAAGCAAAAAAATAGGAGTGATTAAAGCTATTAGAGAAGTTAATTCTACATTGAATTTAAAAGAAGCGAAAGAATTAGTTGAGTCTTTACCCAAAGATTTGACTGCTAATGTTTCTAAAGACGAAGCAGAAAAAATAAAGCAAAAACTTATTGAAGCAGGAGCAACTAAAGTTGAGCTTGAGTAAAATGTTAGTATATTAATTTTATGTTGATATAGCTCTTTTAATTAGTGAAGGTATTTTTATGGTTGATTCTTCTTATATGTGTGCTTCTAGTGCTTTTGTTCCTAGAGTTTCTTATTCCAGGTCGATTGATTTAAAAGATTCTTTGTTGGATTTGGTTAAAGTCCAAAAGGGGTCATATAATTCCTTTACTCCTAATAATGAGAGTAATGAAAGACTTGAAGCTATCTTTCATACAATTTTTCCAATATCTGATCCTTTGCATAGGGCTACTATCGAATTTTTGAATTGTAGGGTAGATGATCTTAAGTATAGTGAATCTGAATGTATAAAACGTGGTATAACTTTTTCTGCTCAGGTTATTGCTTCTATACGTCTTGTTATTATGCAGGATGGTGTTTCTCTTGAAAAATATCAAGAGATTAAAGAATATGATGATCATTCTAAGCTTGCAACTGTTATAAAATCTGCTGAAGAGCAGGAGGTTCGCTTTTGTGAACTGCCTATGATGACTGATAAAGGTACTTTCATCATCAATGGCGTAGAGAAAGTTATCGTTTCACAAATGCATAGATCTCCTGGAGTGTTTTTTGATAGTGATAAGGGAAAAACTTACAATTCTGGCAAATTGATCTATTCTGCTAGAGTTATTCCTTATAGAGGTTCTTGGCTTGATATTGAGTTTGATGTTAAAGATCATTTGTATTTTCGTATTGATAGAAAGAGAAAGTTGCCAATATCAGTTTTATTAAAGGCTTTAGGCTTATCAAATAATGACATACTTAATAAATTTTATGAAAAAATAGAGTATATAAAACATAAAAGTGGCTGGAAAGTACCTTTTTTCCCTGATAAATTCAAGGGAGTGAGGCTTCCTTTTGATTTAAAGAATGTTGAAGGCAATGTGTTACTTAAAGCTAATGTTCGTATTACTTCAAAATTAGCTAAAAATCTATATGATAACGGGTTGAAAGAGTATCTAATTCCTTATGATTCTATATGTGGTTTATTTTTTGCAGAAGATTTAATAGATAGTGCTAGTTCTACAAAAATCTTATCTGCTGGTGAATCTATAAAATTAGAGGATATAAAAAAGCTTGAATTATTATCTATAGATAAAATATCAGTGTTGAACATAGATAATGTTTCTGTTGGACCTTACATATTAAACACACTTTTCTTAGATGAAAACATGTCTTATGAGAACGCTCTATATGAAATATATAAGGTTTTGCGTCCAGGTGAAGTTCCTGTTTTAAAGATAGTAGAGGAGTTTTTTCGTAATCTTTTCTTCAGTCCGGAATATTATGATTTGTCTAACATTGGTAGATTGAAACTTAACTCTTGCCTTGGGTTAAATTATGAGGAAAATTTAACTACTTTAACACATGAAGACATTATTGAAATTATAAGA is a genomic window of Wolbachia endosymbiont (group B) of Germaria angustata containing:
- the fusA gene encoding elongation factor G, giving the protein MEVLISRYRNIGIMAHIDAGKTTTTERILFYTGKQNRIGEVHDGAASMDWMEQEKERGITITSAATTCFWNDHRINIIDTPGHVDFTIEVERSLRVLDGAVAVFDGVAGVEPQSETVWRQADKYTVPRICFVNKMDRIGANFYRCIDMIKTKLGASPLVIQLPIGSEKDFKGIIDLISMKAIIWQEETLGAKFSYEDIPSDLLDKAQEYRNLLLDAAAEMDDEAINIYFESNDLPTDLLKKCVRRGTIKGKFVPVLCGSAFKNKGVQSLLDGVVDFLPSPIDVDVIIGTDPKDSEKKIEIKPSEKEKFVALAFKVMTDKFVGSLTFIRIYSGKLKSKSAVLNAGKNETEGIGRMLLMHANNREDINEAKVGDIVALVGLKKTITGDTLCSSDFPILLERMEFPDPVIETAIEPKTTSDQEKLGVALNRLVAEDPSLRMSVNAESGQTILKGMGELHLEIIIDRMKREFNVEANVGAPQVAYRETITKSVEIDYTHKKQSGGAGQFAKVKIKFEPLEPGFGFQFESKIVGGAIPKEYIPGVQNGLELIKEGGIISGFPLIDFKATLLDGAFHDVDSSPLAFELAAKGAFKEMANKAGPKMLEPIMKVEIITPEEYMGDVMGDINGRRGSVVDMLDLGNNSKIITASVPLANMFGYINVLRSISQGRAQYSMHFSCYEQVPQYVVDELKLKYN
- the tuf gene encoding elongation factor Tu, which produces MTAIVEAFGKPHVNVGTIGHVDHGKTTLTAAITKHYGNFVAYDQIDKAPEERKRGITIATAHVEYQTEKRHYAHVDCPGHADYVKNMIVGAAQMDAAILVVSGVDGPMPQTREHILLAKQVGVGYIVVYINKADVADADMIDLVEMEVRELLSKYGFPGDEVPMIVGSALKALEDDSSEYGKKSIDKLMEKLDEYVAVPPRPIDLPFLLPIEDVFSISGRGTVVTGRIEKGEIKTGDEIEIIGLKATQKTICTGVEMFKKLLDKGSAGLNVGILLRGTKREEVERGQVLAKPGTITPHKKFNAEVYILKKEEGGRHTPFFGNYQPQFYLRTTDVTGSIKLLDGKEMVMPGDNVSIEVELQVPIAMDKGLRFAIREGGRTVGSGVVSEILE
- the secE gene encoding preprotein translocase subunit SecE → MLKKLYVFFCDIKQEIRRIAWIKKQQVLSSLFIVITVILCFSIFFCFVDFMSLYVIKTLFGIIYGI
- the nusG gene encoding transcription termination/antitermination protein NusG; protein product: MEYKYKWYIIKVDYGYEKDICELATNTVYFKEVFIPYQTVCDVKSDIKELCEVYICMHLCDESKNILNQMTGFCGDESGHFEMISDDEVILKRKEFNRYKWYILRVASNYEEKVRQYILENSMRLNINSYFNRVFIPCEELSEMDLKSKKNAKRRKSFPGYVFLYMNLCDEVLNFINNIPKSLKVYGFLKNGNAPKVIEDNEIRSMCSALYNAQETKKLSYGYEKGEKVKINDGLFQNFTGKVDMVNGEKKIINVEVSILGKPTIIELDLAQVEKIED
- a CDS encoding 50S ribosomal protein L11, which translates into the protein MSNIVAKINLLMEAGKAVPGPKIASVLGPRGIPVPKFCEAFNKATSAANASYKVGDLVTVRISIKDDRSHDFTVSGPPVAYLLKQEAKLSKGSGNSGKELVAKLSMSAIIKVAKCKMVDMKVDNEDSAVKMVIGTAKSMGIEVVEG
- the rplA gene encoding 50S ribosomal protein L1, which gives rise to MSTYNDNSKQCLEKIVESASAKFNESVDIAVNLGVDSRKSEEQVRGTVVLPKGIGKNIKVAVFAQDKHLLEAEKAGADITGGEDLVEEIKKGRKLNVDWCITTPDFMAKITPIAKVLGAKGLMPNPKFGTVTSNIAEATKTIKSGQIKFRTDKNGVIHGKLGSIKFDIDDLLENLKAFLKVIRDNKPASVKGVYFKSVFLNSTMGKAHKINKVEDII
- the rplJ gene encoding 50S ribosomal protein L10, whose product is MKRKDKDEFIQNIMNVFVNNDFLILVNFKSMNVSNSLILRNSLKSVMGGMLVVKNTLACLALERTGKFSYLSDKFSGSVAIIYSSAIVEAAKLIVDFINANKEKMSVICAAHINELLTVEDVNKLAKLPSLDELRVKIMRLISYDIPARLALSINSSSMRLMRVLDYCSSEK
- the rplL gene encoding 50S ribosomal protein L7/L12, encoding MNNVTSDLVDKILSLNLLEASELVKVLEEKIGLPSGSFFGGAVGAGVPISDNATAPVAQEKAEYKVVIKEIDASKKIGVIKAIREVNSTLNLKEAKELVESLPKDLTANVSKDEAEKIKQKLIEAGATKVELE